The Antechinus flavipes isolate AdamAnt ecotype Samford, QLD, Australia chromosome 4, AdamAnt_v2, whole genome shotgun sequence genomic interval GAAGGATGCAATACCAAGTTGGAAGACAGAATTCCAGATTTTGAAAATTGGAAAGGACATTGGACTAGACATCCAGAGCACCCCACACCTGAAAAGGACTCCTCACTGGAATCAGTAGTCATCCAGCCTCTAACTTACCTTCCCTTACAGTGATATAAAAGAGGTGAGCTTCTTGGTAAGGCTCTATAACAAATCAtactccttctttcttcctcctccctcctccctcctccctctcccccaggcCAAAGCAGGACCCTTCTGGACCACTTGACAAGCTGGTGAACAAAACTCACACAGACAGAAGCAGCAAAAGAGCACGttacacataagaaaaatgacaatttccCCAGGATAGTTATAATAGCAAAAAAAGCTCTAAACAACGAAAGAGGACAGAGAGATacaaacagagataaagagagatagagggtggggagagagggaaggagggaagagggagacagggacagaagagggacaaggaaagagaaggggaaaaggaggagaggaagaaggagaaaggaagggaagggagagggagaaggaaaaaggggaaaaggaggagaagggagaggaagaaggaagaagaggaggaaaggggggagatgcgaaggggaaaggaagagggggaggaggaagagggaaatggaaagggagagagggaggggaagaaccAAATGCTATTTCTACAGGATCAGCATTTGGGGGAAATGGCAATTTCAAAGCCTAGAATCAATAACTACCTGTTAGGAATACAGTAGAAAGAATTTTTGCTTTGAATGGCAGGTTAGAATGAAAAACCCCTAAAAATCTAAGATTCTATAATTCCAAGTCCCCTACTCAAACAACAAGTCAACACAGTTGAGGACCACTGCTCGATCCAGCTTTAGCTGCTGTCTCTGTTTCCTACCTGAAGAGCAGTTCTTCACTGAATAATGAGATCTTGATCACCCCAGTGATTGCCCCTTAGCCAATGAAATGGCTCTCTCTGTGGATGCCCATCCAGCATCCTCCAGTCTCAAATTCTGCCAGATTTGGGCCAACGCCAAGTATTTCCTGGGTACCAAGACTTGTCAGGGAATTGGGAAGTGCCCATGGTCACCTGACACCAGTAATATTAAAAACAGAGATTTGGGGTGGGGCCTGTGCTCCTTCAAACTAAGAGAGCTCTAGTCTCAGGCGTAGAGCTAAGGAGCAGGAGAGGGAGAGCAGAATGCAGCCCTGGCCCCTCACATttcttgtctgtctctttctcagcTTTCTCCTGCCAGGTAAGAtcggggaagggggaagggagaaggggaatgcCCTTGGAGGAACACTTGGCCCCCTCTCTCAGTCTCCAACCACTGGAGGTTGTCAAATATGGCTCCAACTCTGAAGACCTTGATTTTTCTATAATGAGATTCCCATAATGCCTAAAGTTAATTTTCTCCCTTCTGCTGTGCATCTGCTAACTTCAGTTCTTAACTCCTGACCAAGAAGCAGCCTATTCACAAGTCTCTCCCATGTAGTCACTTTCCCATATCCTTATATATGCACTTGTCTTCCTGATTAGCAGATAATCTTGAGACTGGGGGTTGTTTTAGTCTTTGAATGTGTATTCCCAGCACCAAGCAAagtacctggcatacagtaggtacttaataaatgcttgttgattgattgattgatcttttGCTGTATTATGCCACATTTCTCGTTTTCACCCTCAGACGTGATATTAATTCATTcaaggattattttaaaatttaaatttaataaaaatttatttatatattatatatgtatttaataaaaattaaaatttaaaattttaaaatgcaaaaggaCTTACCGTATGAAAGGCAATGCAAATGCTTTTGAAAACTGAAGGAATAGCCTGTGCTTCTATCCCCACGGTAGTCAGATGCCCAATGACCTCAGCATTCCATGTCGCTTAGAATCATCAGATCATAGAATCATGGGTCTTGGAGGCCCTCTAGTACAGACCGCTTTACAGAAAGataaactgagtcacagagaaggTGAAATGgctttcttccagctctaaatctgtgctcTCATAATCAAAAGAGCAGGAAAGGTATCAGAATGGCAAATGCTTTGTATGAAACAATGATTTGAACAAACAATGATATGCAAAGTCCTAGGGATGGATTGAAGTAGAAGCTAAATAGTCCCTGCCCAAAGGGCATCCCATACTGCCTCTGTTGTATTGTTACATGGCCTCAGCAAAATGGAGAGGGGGAAGAGTAGACCAGAGGAGATTTGGGGGAGTGGATGGGCAAGGTAGTCATTAATTCTCTCTATCTGACCCAAGGACCAGCATAGCCAACAATGGTCACTCATTGGAACTGGAAATGAATAAAGCAGCCATGTCATCCAAGTATTTTATCATATTATGTTTGTTCTCCTTCTCACGCCCTATCTTATATCcaaagtgtttgttgaattacCTTCAGGGTTTGTTGAATCAACCTGCTGATGCTGTAGAGTTGTATATAGCTACAtggcattcaaattcttaaaaacaaatagaGAAATCACAGTGCCCTGGTTTGTGTCTGACTTGGCTGGTTAATTTGGTTCCAATATGAGTGTATTTTTAAAGGTGGATTTCTCTCCCCATTTTCcaacaaaatttattgtaatatataaatatagtattctgcaattttaataaaagataaattaatttttaaaaaattctctatcCAGGGGAAGGAACAGGGGCAGCTATTCTACTACTCCAAACAAGAAGGTTCTGGGAGCTGACTAAGGAGGGCAAGAATGGTGGGGGAAGTTTGGGAAGAATATGGGAGAAGGTAGAATTAAAGAGGCAGCTGGCACTTTCCATTTGGGGTCTTTGGACCAGAAATCAATAAAGAAGTTGTTCCTGGCCCCACGACTGAGTTTGCATGTAGATTTGGGCAAGTTTTGCATGGGGGCAGAAACCCAGGGGAACTGAGAATTGAACACTGACTAATTGAGCTTACCACATCAGTCATTTCCCTAGCAATCACATTCCTTATTTCCTGCCCCAGGAAGGAAGGGCCCCAGGACATGGACTCTTTCTGGTTATTTAGAtttaaggaagaggaaggaggattttttcattctttcccagtattccttGGGTGAGCTCCACCATGACCTGTTCTCTCACACCTCTAGCACGTACAGAATATGAAACCTCTATTGTtcatctcattttccttctcctgaACAGGCAAGGGGAATCACTTCACTATCAATTGTTCAGGATTTGATCACCAAGGGGTGGACCCCACTGTCTTTGCATCTGTGATTGTGAGAAAGGACTTTCGTCCAGTTCTCAACTACAGCGTCCCTATGCAGGTCAACATCTCCTTTACTATCTCCTCCATCTTGGATGTGGTGAGTGACTAGCCCTGCTTGGGCTCCCTAACCTATGGAAACCCTTACCTCTCCACTTGCCCTCTCCCCGAGCACCATAAAGACCATAAGGGACATGTCTTAGAATGTTCTTGATGCCTTCAAAGAACTGAGTTGGTGCCTGGAGAGTCCTTGGTCAACGCCATGTTCCAGAGGGCTTTCCTTCTAGCCCCTCCTGAGTCTTGACTCCTCTACCAGTAAGTAAGCCATTGGCTGTCACCCTAGCCACATCTCCCCTCAACTAGAAGCATTCGTCGCCAGCTGGCTTCTGTCCCCGTTCTATCATATGTTCTGGCCCCAGCATTCTCTGAGGGTACCGGGGGGAAGCGCAGAGAATAAGATGGGGTCGTTCCCAAGCCGTGGGCCTAGAACAGAAATTTCTTTTAACAGGATGAGCAGCTGCAGCTTCTGACGTCCTTCCTGTGGTTGGATATGGTACGGCCAACTCAACCTCATTCTGCCTTCCTTGAGACGTTCCATTTCCTCCGTTCCTGCTTCCCAGATGACTTCCCGGGAAGTTCCTGGGAGCGGGTCCAGCTTTGGAGGCAGAAATGCTCCCTGAGTAGCCAGTCAGCTTGAAGACAGAAACGGGACCCCAGAGGGAAGAAGGGCAGCTCACACAGGGAAAGGGATTCTGGGGGAGGAAGTCAAAAAGTAGCTATAGAAGCGAACATCCAAGCCCATCCTCAAGCTCTCTCTGGGGAAGAGGCCAGTGCGGGACAAGGCAGGACAAATGCGACCTtctgagacagaaagagggggaagaagggatgtGAGAAGATGGAGAAATCAGCTAAACGGGAATAAAAAGTGAGAGGAGAGGCAATAACTAGTGTGGCTCCGAGCTCACGCTGCCTCTGCTTCTCTAGGTCTGGGACAATGCCTTCATCAGCTGGAACCCAGAGGAGTGTGGGGGCCTTCGGAAAATCTCTATAACAGCTCAGAACCTGTGGCTCCCAGACATCTTCATCATAGAGTCGTGCGTATGGGGCCCAGGGGAACCTTGAAGGTCCCCAGCAAAGGAGAGGAGGGCGTTTCAGCAGGGCAGCCTTTGGGACAAGGAGAGACACTAGAGAAAGAGGCAGAAGCTTGACTCAGGGCTTCCacaggaggaggggaaggatgcACTGTAGAGAAGGGCACGCGGGCTGAGCATGAAGGGGAAAGATAGGGAGCCCAGCAGCAGGATGACTTGGATAAGAGGGAAGGCCGAGATAAGTGGCAGGAAAAACCCGCAGCTCCTTCCTCCGCTAACTTCTTCCTTGCAGTGTAGATGTGGATCAGACTCCAACAGGTCTCACTGCATATGTGAGTAATGAAGGTCGCGTCAAGTATAAGAAACCAATGAAGGTGACCAGCATCTGCAACCTGGACATCTTCCGCTTCCCCTTTGACAAGCAGAACTGCACTCTGACCTTTAGCTCCTTTCTTTTCACGGGTGAGTAGGAGAGGGGTATGTGTGTatggaagagagtgagagagagagacagagagacagagacagaaagagagaggcagagatagaaaaagagagagacagaaacagaaagggagacagagacagacagagacagacagacagagacagagagagagagagagacagagacagagaaagagagagacagagacagacagagacaaagacagagacaattTCTTCAGAATCTTTGTAATTGATcttgtaatataaaaacaaaatcaaacaaacaaaaaaaagtcactaaaaaGAACACAGATATCACATTCACTAGACAACTTGACTTCTGGTGGGAAACAAGATGAGACGAGGGAACTCTCCCCGGCCACTGCTGTGTGTGGCGCTAAGACTGGCATTATTACTATGAAGTAGATGCCTCTAGTATTCTAGGGTTAGCACATGTGTCAACTCCACAACCACAACTGGtaactctcaattcttttttcagTTGTTTGACTAGCAGGAAAAATCCAAATTGGTCCAAAGAAATGTCTCATAAACCTTAGCAGAGACTCTAAATAAAACTTCTTGTAAAAGCAAATGTTCAAAATCCACAGATCTTGGGATGTGATTGTATTCATTGTGTATAAATGCTGTATGAGAATGTAACCAACTCATGGTCAagaattgtattattttttatctttgtattccttgtATCAACCAGagtttctgacacatagtagatgccaAATTCTCATTGATTGACTGATGGATTCTCCCTTACAGTGGATGATATGCTGTTGGGCATGGAAAAAGAACTGTGGGAGATTGTAGACACATCGCACAATCTTATCAAGACCCAAGGGGAGTGGGAACTCCTGGGAATCAGCAAAGCGACCCCAAAGCTGGCAGTGGGGTCCAACCTTTATGACCAGATCATGTTTCACGTGAGCCTATAGTTTCCCATTCCCATTCGACCCACTCACCCAACACCACCTTTATCTgaaatctttatcaaaaaaagTTTCATACATTGTAAATTAAGGTGCCTGTATTTCTATTTGGTCTTGATTGTCAGAGAACCCAGTGATtctcaaattatctttctttgacctgttttccaggtcaattttttttgtttgttttgtttttgttttagtagaaatcttacattttcttcttatttttaagcTATTGTCTTTGTCTTGTTTTCTCATGGAAACACTGAGCTCTCTttgcttcattcttttttaaaaggcattcaCTACTTGGGAAGTTTTCTACTTCTGTTCTAAACTACTCTATATTCAACTTTTTTTACTCTTAAActtatttcctttaagatttcattttgtattacttattcatttcctttattttaaacagtattttattttttttaaatacatgcaaagatagttttcaacattcacctttgcaaaagctaatattccaaatttttccctctctccaccctctcccccagatagtaagcaatccaatataggttaaagatgtgcaatctttctaaacatatttccatattcattatgctgcacaagaaaaatctgatcaaaaggagaaaaaaatgagagaaaaagaaaacaagcaaacaaacaacaataacaacaaggtgaaaatactatgctttgatccacattcaatctccctagttctctctctggagtggttggctttttccatcacaagtctgttggaattgccttgaatcaccccaTTATTAAGTagaaccaaatccatcacagttgatcatcacatgattttgttactatgtataaataGTAAcattacaaatataataaatataacttgtataaagttctcctggttctgctcatttctctcagcatcagttcatgtaagtctctccaggtttctctgaaatcagcctgctgatcacttcttatacaacaataatattccattacattcatctaccataacttattcagtcattccccaattgataaacatctactcattttccagttccttgttacTATAAAAAGGGCATTtctgtaggtccttttcccttctttatgatttccttggggtacagaccccagtaatgacactgctgggtcaaaggatgtgcacagtttgatagccctttgggcatagatccaaattgtcTCCAGAACATTgctcatttcacaattccaccaataatacatGAGTGTGTCTcacttttctcacatcccctccaacatttttcactattttttgccGTCCTCTTAACTGGCTTCGTGTAATCATGACATCCTATGTTGTCCCTTATAGTCAAGCCGATATTTTCTCTGAGGCTCCTCTGTTTGCAGTTGCAGATAATGCTTTTCTTCTGAGCTTACCTTTCCTTCTCTTAAGCTACAGCATTGCTTCAGTGTATTTAgcgttttcttttatttatctgtatttCCAGCTTTTGTTCTTAGGCTAGGATTTTGTGCTCAGCTCAGTCCTCGTATTATCCTCTTCTTGCCCAACATTGTTCAGGAATTGTTTGGTCCTCTGGGCTCCATTTCTTGAATAGCACCCGCTCTCCCAGCCTGTATTAACACCAAGAAATCCAATTAGTCTAGTCTCCTGCTGTGGCTCCCAGTGCTCAAAGAAGTGCATAGTCAATCTTGTCTCCCTGTGTGGGGACTGCCTCTGCCCTTGCTCCTAGCACCCTGGCAGGTGAAGGCTGGGATCCTGTTTCAGACCACCTAATAACTGCAGCTAATACTGACTTGTAATCCCCTTCAGGTCCACATGTAGGAGTCTGTGCTAGTTGCTCTTGTATAGCTccttgcccagattctgactggTTTCCATCACCACCACGGTTTTGTGCGATTCTGGGCTGGATGGGAGAATTAgctgttttctcttccattttattttgccaCCAATCTATTTAGGGTCCCTTTGGGATGTTATCTGGGGTTTGTATAAGAGAACTGGTTCCTCTATGAATATTTAGGTTGACATTTTAACCAGAAATCTTTCTGCTGGAAAGCTCCTCTGTCCGGGGTCCCTAAATTGTAACCTTTTTCTGAGAGTATCACATGGTCCATGACGTCTGGGagctatatatgtatactttGTGTTCAGTTAAATCTGGAGCAATATTCCCATTAGGATCTGGACAAAAAGGCTACTATATTCTCTAATCAATCCTACTCTTCCAATCTAGCTCAACTTCTTTATAATACCccatttcctccttctcctttgccTCCAGGTGGCTATTAAACGCCGACCTGGCCTCTATGTAATAAACCTGCTGTTGCCCAGTGGATTTCTGATAGCCATCGATGCTCTGAGCTTCCTTCTGCCAGCTGAAAGTGGGAACCGGGCCCCATTCAAGATGACCCTTCTGCTGGGATACACTGTCTTCCTACTCATGATGAATGACTTGCTTCCTGCCAGTGGCATCCCACTGATAAGTATGGTTCTTTCCACtgctgagagagagaggagagcaagagagagggagagagagagggagagggagagggagagggagagggagagggagagggagagggagagggagagagggagagggagaggggagagggagagggagagagggagaggggaagagggggagagagagagagatgggagaatAGACAAGGGGTGCACTGGATTTCACTACCTAAAAGGGAGAAGGGATTGTGAGGAGAGAGCTCCGTCCTAGCCAAGTAGGAAAGCTGGGGAAAGATGACAAAGGGGAAACTGGAGTCCCTCTTGTCCCGTCTCAGCGCGGCGCTCTGTGCTCCTCAGGCATATACTTTGCTGTGTGTCTGACCCTGATGGTAACCAGTCTGCTGGAGTCCGTCCTCCTCACCTATCTCCTGCACACGGTCACCACCCAGCCCCCTCCCATGCCCGACTGGCTCTACTCCCTCGTGCTGAGATGTGTCCGAGCCACAGAATGCTGCCCCAAGAGGTCGCAGACAGAGAACGGGGGCCCCGCCCCCAGCGCCGCCCGCCCGCCAGGTAAGCGGCCCCCTGGGCCCCCCGGCCCACGTTCTGAGCCCGCGCTTGGCTCTTTCCGAGGTGGTGTCTCCTCCCTATTCTTGCTACAGGTCTAAGGGGCCCGGGGGCGGAGGCAGGCCCAGGGAAGGCGGAGCCGAATGGTGACCCACAAGCCACGTGGGCAGAGCCTCAGAGGCCCAGGCCCCCGGACGTGTGGGTGAAGTTCAGCCTCGCTCTGGACACGCTGCTCTTTTGGCTTTATCTGTCCTTCATGGCCTCCTCCTTAATCACCGTCATTGTCCTCTGGAGAACCTAGAAAGGGGCTTCTCCCGCCCCCGGCGTCTTCCAACGGCAGCCAGCGGGCCCACCCCTAACAACCTCCCAAGCCCCTGCCTCCCCCCCGCCGGCTCCTATCGGAGGAAGACTTCTGCCCTCTCCCCGCGAGGCTGCCgggccccccccttccccccgcccccccgcCGCCCAGCCCCCCGCCGGCTCCTATCGGAGGAAGACTTCTGCCCTCTCCCCGCGAGGCTGCCGGGCCCCCCCAGCCCCCCCCCGCCCAGCCCCCCGCTGGCTCCTATCAGAGGAAGACTTCTGCCCTCTCCCCGCGAGGCTGCCgggccccctcccccccgccgCCCAGCCCCCCGCCGGCTCCTATCGGAGGAAGACTTCTGCCCTCTCCCCGCGAGGCTGCCGGGCCCCCCCCTACCCCCCACCCCCGCCGCCCAGCCCCCCGCCGGCTCCTATCGGAGGAAAACCTCTGCCCTCTCCCCGCGAGGCTGCCGGCCCCCCCcccagtccccccccccccagctctccTGTCTGCGGCCCAGGCCTCCCGCCCACTGGGACAACCTCCCAGCCCCCCTAAGCTTTTGAAATGAGTCGCTTTGCAGCGCGGCCCAACCCGGTCATCGCACAAATGGCACGAGCAGAAGCCGGGACGGCCTTTCTCCCGGGCCACAGAACTGTCCCGACAAAGCCTTCTGGGGCCGCGAGAACTCGCGTCAGTGCAACGCCCGCCCCTCGGCCCAGAGAGGGCGTGGCCTTGGGGTGCCCCGGAAACACAGACGGTCTCGGAGACATTGGTTCGGTTTGACTATGCAGATGTGTTGCAGAAACAGGTGTTTAGGGccgctagggggcgcagtggagcgagcaccggccctgaagtcaggaggacccgagttctaatctgccctcagacacttcacacttcctgtctgtgtgagtcacttaaccccaattgcctcagtagaaaaaagaattaggttgtttatttattattatttattttttgctgaggcaattggggtcaagtgactcctgactccagggccggtGCCCTCTCCATGCGCCCCCAGCTGCCcggctcttttctttttcaaggggATTGggataaaaaggagagaaaacagacttatgttcattttttaaacaagGGGAGAGTGCCACAGATGTGGGATgttgcatgtatttttttcttttataataacccgccagggtaattttttacattatccctcgcagtcacttctgttccgacttttcccctccctccctccaccccctcccccagatggcaagcagtcctttacatgttagataggtttgcatatattttcagatgagATCAAGCTCTTATTAGTCTTACTGAACTTTTTGTCTGTTAGAAGAGATCTCTCACGCAGCAGGAACACTAGGTTTGCAATGTGAAAGCTAGACAGCAATAAAACTTGGAAAACGAGAATTCTGCCTGCACGTGGCGCGCAGTTGGGATCTAGGGGTGTGGTGCGCTTTTTTAGGGGTTCCAAAATAGCCATTTTCCGGGACTCTCTGAAGGGGAAGGTACGTAACTTACTCTCGGCTGATGTGGATTCCTCCAACCAGTGCTAGTCGCACACAGAATCATCTCGGAATTGAAGACATTTATCTAAGCAAACGCTAAAGAGAAATCGGGGAAGTTTTGAGATTGGCGGAAAGAACAGAATACACGAGTCAGTAAACTCTCCAACTTAAAGCAAGATCAGATCTCAGCTTGATCGAGGAGACAGCAATCTCCCCCGGGAAGTCGGCTTGGAGAAGTCTCCAGGAGCTCATCCGGGGGGTACGAGAGTGGGGCGATCTCCTCCTACTGTAatggggagaaactgaggcaaggtggAGATCAGAgagtgtttaatattttatttgaaagggagagatttactgggaccaaaggGATCcgtggtttggtcccagggctgaaggagATTAATTCAATCTCCAAAATTCCAGCAGCGAATGTCGGATACatgattcttttatagggtaacaagaacggTGACATGATGGGGGAGGCACCTGGGATGGGGATGCCATCATGGAGGCAGGCACCTAggatgggaggtactggagagacTCCTGAtgttctaatgatgtctaagatgTCTAATGATTAAGAGGGACCGGTTAtagcctgaggcagagtaactgaggtaggaca includes:
- the LOC127563383 gene encoding 5-hydroxytryptamine receptor 3C-like — protein: MQPWPLTFLVCLFLSFLLPGKGNHFTINCSGFDHQGVDPTVFASVIVRKDFRPVLNYSVPMQVNISFTISSILDVDEQLQLLTSFLWLDMVWDNAFISWNPEECGGLRKISITAQNLWLPDIFIIESVDVDQTPTGLTAYVSNEGRVKYKKPMKVTSICNLDIFRFPFDKQNCTLTFSSFLFTVDDMLLGMEKELWEIVDTSHNLIKTQGEWELLGISKATPKLAVGSNLYDQIMFHVAIKRRPGLYVINLLLPSGFLIAIDALSFLLPAESGNRAPFKMTLLLGYTVFLLMMNDLLPASGIPLISIYFAVCLTLMVTSLLESVLLTYLLHTVTTQPPPMPDWLYSLVLRCVRATECCPKRSQTENGGPAPSAARPPGLRGPGAEAGPGKAEPNGDPQATWAEPQRPRPPDVWVKFSLALDTLLFWLYLSFMASSLITVIVLWRT